The following are from one region of the Silene latifolia isolate original U9 population chromosome 9, ASM4854445v1, whole genome shotgun sequence genome:
- the LOC141600383 gene encoding uncharacterized protein LOC141600383, translating into MNRRPTPHSNFFSSLKQVEKRLKLDTLSPAPPQQPPQTVHPSTESLSSPLYLYVDHNHNLSNVGNHNSNFDNSETPIEFLSNSVEFPQTHDNPPLESPQIDAKTVDCVENDQVDEMGLLIKLLGLLEFERGGSENDGEEINATCSSCHCVGGFYDKVVGMKGPKCGKEMERLDGWIKHFRDKKIESFRLAHLLLGKATCVNGDDDDNGGGFQGVEFPSTVEDFLRHDPPMEV; encoded by the exons ATGAACAGACGCCCCACTCCTCATTCCAATTTCTTTTCCTCTCTTAAACAG GTTGAAAAAAGATTGAAACTTGACACTTTATCACCCGCACCGCCGCAACAACCACCTCAAACTGTTCATCCTTCAACAGAATCTTTAAGCTCTCCATTATACCTATATgtcgatcacaatcacaatttaAGTAATGTTGGCAACCATAACTCTAATTTTGATAATAGTGAAACCCCAATTGAATTTCTTTCAAATTCTGTTGAATTCCCTCAAACCCATGATAACCCACCTCTAGAATCCCCTCAAATTGATGCTAAAACTGTCGATTGTGTCGAGAATGACCAAGTGGATGAAATGGGGTTGTTGATTAAGTTGTTAGGGTTGTTGGAATTTGAGCGGGGTGGATCAGAGAATGACGGAGAGGAGATTAATGCAACTTGTTCATCTTGTCATTGTGTCGGCGGGTTTTATGACAAGGTTGTAGGGATGAAGGGTCCTAAATGTGGGAAGGAGATGGAGAGGTTGGATGGTTGGATTAAGCATTTTCGGGATAAAAAGATCGAGTCTTTTAGATTGGCTCATTTGCTGTTGGGCAAGGCTACTTGTGtaaacggtgatgatgatgataatggtggAGGGTTTCAAGGGGTCGAGTTTCCGTCCACAGTTGAAGATTTCTTGCGGCATGATCCGCCAATGGAAGTATAA